From Sceloporus undulatus isolate JIND9_A2432 ecotype Alabama chromosome 6, SceUnd_v1.1, whole genome shotgun sequence, one genomic window encodes:
- the SPG11 gene encoding spatacsin isoform X1 — translation MMAEAVRVLLLPPPPLGGPGPGRAKLSRGGPEALLGVLAAEGLRLEGPLRRGKEGDGAPRLLGGQWADFLWESADGEGPAAQGLRLLALSKTQGLGLYAVTLEAGRCNAALLGTMDADGMKKALLASKEIRLASLSSLKLLSFTNGKALLLLNNFILVHLAFPAGELEAVMLKDCFVLNLSPQASERIADVTVCRDILFLLDESGWIYFFDATDGTYLAYVSVSLYLAEGQEEKDADILPRLTQLNVSYDLSVAVIANCCNCVASVDLHLYFKQYPDHLLCKRNFDSLPTDQWKGADEDDLRSSEHSMKHVQHAFRTDRSWKAHLSSLHDTTERLYSPYLLPDGPFPWYQHLLHLEHPDCRTHEISETSLLQDVAYILSDSRGKGNTSRSKKDRQWKSIHSGDSEDSVKLECKSVTGFSALFTISSECKGLSIVLWDLETQEMAHSHVGENSFFVECNKREEQLCVILSESGLSLFLFGLTQEEFLNRLIIHGNAGTVDSLCRLNGWGRCSIPIHALEAGLENRQLDTVNFFLKNKENIFSLSSSCSLQGQPASIVSDLYLKNMKELRPALDLLCLAIQESDLEAQSKHFSEQLLNLTLSFLNKQLCEIFTHREELDENLDRCVDILTSYITRLRMFMIKFPLKSPSAGNLPCDLEEDVPAIEESHIWEELDTERIVAEAILNNKLPEAQTFFRLTHNSAQHLKELIQIGLDLVYKTLLKDDIKEASRLLRNMGFNVKEQLHRICFYVSDQHVRDYLVDRLQEENCFSETEKEIIDFVHRVENVYSGAIQENGESTGQSRYWKKEQDLSTHIATLGALLNRDEDKKQRVLLNWAQWWDQLMQEMILLPKQSDEDLKSCNPEVLWMYLTSWHDWANISSWITDSQQQDGSMKWPQLTIETINQSTLCSRYMRNEILDNLARNGTFIPAELDNFECLLQRLTLVGGVMQNPHPVPRYTTSGGLDFHSCFVLYCLEHGLDHLLYTYLDYYSLFSSNCPILNDKALHEAHPWFEFLVYCRSIASSPGDANLIFQASLANAQILIPSNQASVSTMLLEGRTLLALATTMYTSGGIDQVVRNGDRGEKVDTQLFRMALAPYPKLRAALFPQCTLHGLLPPDISLYHLLQSLVPFDPAKLFGWQSTNALAIPDICSDLPHFSCPTLVNKYAIVERLDFSYYLRHKRPSFAFGTFIVQQLVKSKTPKQLIQQAGTEAYSLALSSFYVPSVAAACVCFLELLGLDSLKLRVDVKAANVILSFMSRREEPQHNSIRQSLVEKLTELASGQKTAAEELLLCLEEAVWDKIEHQDTEKTSSDARKQWSLVVQFCRLHNIKLSPSYLKVCARSNKWLQFIIEAQMYSYQLSEVIPILRDFPCPLQDHMRLALETLQTSDCSQLENQGSSSNPLKWEPKSNTDELFYILLQCQKQPHPWRYLLGEAVKHHVPVLSTLAACFQDAPIIHCLCVWIITSLDSSTMAEVTNLIEGSLETHEWHLMDLATLWQTLLRRQKSRTLLLGFQFFLKDSPLKMMLDVYELCMDYKNYSEASTKLLAFQDSLSKLQGTLELPDPTLPLPWMELQASFLLELMLQQCRTEYELGKLLQLFADTDTLLPHGPEMKKLSALTRILKGSPVSVDRALLSNYTPENFQKECRRILGQLQERNSFSVARSVAELAELPVDNVVIQEVLQNIRHLKQIGHWPQKRTRIEFWKKCHENYVRNAISKQAASDFFLAQAESVSEPAGGEKTCSLLERQLLLTLAGHWLAKSDPVPLSELERIEKEIWLCCITQQALSQSTVQAPHTFTHQISVTGELSFDSLAREFSFSKLAALNVPEYLRLEGLPHPDASPDPLLGAEVESLSCLIGRLLDEGSVHEASRVSRYFNFYSRDVSLVLHCRALASEEAPQSWFHPEIQAILATQEKGGSKEEEKKKDGEEVPQKNRLQSTSSLEGWSFVGVSCANSEIVGGLQALTAQCVHGRNYCRQVLCLYELSKELGCSFSEISAHDPEKLLRVILSSQQPDRCKRAQAFISTQGLGPENVAELVADEVMRELLAPSHRKDGQKQVLNPAEESEAFLQLAKLCPDRILVGMKLLDKIASVPPGELACTTELLILAHNCFSLTCHMEGITRVLQAARLLTDEHLAPSEEYGLVVRLLTGIGRYNEMTYIFDLLHEKHYFEVLMRKKLDPSGTLKTALLDYIKRCRPGDSEKHNMIALCFSMCREIGENHEAAAHIQLKLIESQPWEECLQNVPGLKKLLMKALTLFIDAAESYSKDFCVRQSLRCNRLTKLITLQLHFLNTNQSTKLINLSRRSLLECLMSLPRFYQAAIVAEAYDFVPDWAEVLYQQVIVKGDFNYLEEYKQRGLLKASIIEEIARKLKQHPSSEPALRNLKKLLTYCDDIYVYYKLAYDNQFYDVVNMLLKDAQTGCCLNDLLAN, via the exons ATGATGGCGGAGGCCGTGAGggtcctgctgctgccgccgccgcccctCGGAGGCCCCGGCCCTGGTCGGGCCAAGCTCAGCCGCGGAGGCCCCGAGGCCCTGCTGGGGGTCTTGGCGGCGGAGGGGCTGCGCCTGGAGGGCCCCCTTCGTCGGGGGAAGGAAGGCGACGGAGCCCCGAGGCTCCTGGGCGGACAATGGGCAGA CTTCCTCTGGGAGAGCGCAGACGGCGAAGGGCCCGCGGCCCAGGGCCTCCGACTGCTTGCTCTCAGCAAGACCCAGGGCCTTGGTCTCTATGCAGTGACTCTGGAGGCTGGAAGGTGCAATGCGGCGCTTCTGGGGACGATGGACGCAGACGGCATGAAGAAGGCGCtgctggcttccaaggagatcc GTTTAGCTTCACTCTCCTCTTTGAAGCTGCTGTCATTTACAAATGGCAAGGCTTTGTTGCTGCTCAACAACTTTATTCTTGTACATCTCGCTTTCCCCGCCGGAGAACTGGAGGCAGTGATGCTGAAGGACTGCTTTGTTCTCAATCTGTCACCGCAAGCGTCAGAAAGGATAGCAGATGTGACCGTCTGCAGAGACATCCTCTTCTTGTTAGATGAGTCTGGATGGATAT ATTTTTTTGATGCGACAGATGGAACATACCTGGCCTATGTCAGTGTTTCCCTCTACCTAGCAGAAGGACAAGAAGAAAAGGATGCAGACATCCTGCCCCGTCTTACACAGTTAAATGTATCGTATGACCTTAGCGTGGCTGTGATTGCCAATTGCTGCAATTGCGTTGCTTCTGTCGACCTTCATTTATACTTCAA ACAATATCCTGACCACTTACTTTGCAAGAGAAATTTTGACAGCCTTCCCACAGATCAATGGAAAGGAGCAGATGAGGATGACCTCAGAAGTTCAGAGCACAGCATGAAACATGTGCAGCATGCATTCCGAACAGACAG gTCCTGGAAGGCACACTTGTCGTCTTTGCATGACACAACCGAAAGGCTTTATTCTCCATACTTGTTACCTGATGGTCCCTTTCCTTGGTATCAGCATCTTCTCCACCTAGAGCACCCTGACTGTAGGACTCATGAGATTTCTGAGACCTCCCTTCTTCAAGACGTGGCTTACATTCTTTCGGATTCAAGAGGGAAGGGAAACACGAGCAGAAGCAAAAAGGATAGACAGTGGAAGAGCATACATTCAGGCGACTCAGAAGACTCAGTGAAACTTGAGTGCAAATCAGTGACAGGCTTTAGTGCATTATTCACTATCTCCAGTGAGTGCAAAGGACTTAGTATTGTGCTGTGGGATTTGGAGACTCAGGAAATGGCGCATTCTCATGTGGGggaaaattccttttttgtggaATGTAACAAGAGAGAGGAGCAATTGTGTGTCATCCTTTCAG AGTCTGGTCTCTCCTTGTTCTTGTTTGGCTTGACTCAAGAGGAATTCTTGAACAGACTGATAATCCATGGAAATGCTGGCACTGTGGATTCTCTTTGTCGACTCAATGGATGGGGAAGATGCTCAATTCCCATCCATGCCTTGGAG GCAGGTTTAGAGAACCGTCAACTGGACACTgtcaacttctttttaaaaaacaaggagAATATTTTCAGTCTTTCTTCGTCTTGCTCATTGCAAGGTCAGCCAGCAAGCATTGTGTCAGATTTGTACTTGAAAA ACATGAAAGAGTTGAGGCCAGCTTTGGACCTGCTGTGTCTGGCAATCCAAGAAAGTGATTTGGAAGCGCAGAGCAAGCATTTCTCTGAGCAGCTGCTAAATCTCACCCTGTCTTTCCTGAACAAGCAACTCTGTGAAATTTTTACACATAGAGAAG AGCTGGATGAAAATCTGGACAGATGTGTTGATATTTTAACCAGCTACATCACCAGACTCAGGATGTTTATGATAAAGTTCCCGCTTAAGTCACCCAGTGCTGGAAACCTGCCCTGTGATCTAGAAGAAGATGTGCCTGCAATAGAAGAAAGCCACATCTGGGAAGAGTTAGATACAGAG AGGATTGTTGCTGAAGCCATTTTAAACAACAAGTTGCCAGAGGCTCAGACTTTTTTCCGTCTGACTCACAACTCTGCCCAGCATCTCAAGGAGCTGATTCAAATAGGGCTGGATCTGGTTTACAAAACCCTGTTGAAAGATGACATAAAAGAAGCCTCCAGACTCTTAAGGAACATG ggCTTCAATGTCAAGGAGCAACTGCACAGGATATGTTTCTATGTGAGTGACCAGCATGTCCGGGACTACTTG GTGGACAGGCTGCAAGAGGAAAACTGTTTTTCTGAAACTGAGAAGGAAATCATAGACTTTGTGCATCGGGTGGAAAATGTTTATTCGGGAGCCATTCAGGAGAATGGAGAGAGTACAGGCCAGTCCAG gTACTGGAAGAAAGAACAAGACCTTTCTACCCACATTGCCACTTTGGGTGCACTTTTGAATCGTGATGAAGACAAGAAGCAGAGAGTTCTCTTAAACTGGGCTCAATGGTGGGATCAGCTTATGCAAGAAATGATTCTCCTGCCTAAACAATCTGATGAAG ACCTGAAGTCATGTAATCCAGAGGTTCTGTGGATGTATCTGACATCTTGGCATGACTGGGCAAATATTAGTTCATGGATTACAGATTCTCAGCAACAAGACGGCAGCATGAAATGGCCCCAACTAACTATAGAGACCATAAATCAGAGTACGTTGTGCAGCCGTTACATGCGAAATGAAATCTTGGATAACCTGGCCAG GAATGGGACTTTCATACCAGCCGAGCTGGACAATTTTGAATGCCTTCTCCAAAGACTGACTCTTGTTGGAGGAGTGATGCAGAATCCTCATCCTGTTCCAAGATATACGACTTCTGGTGGCTTAGATTTCCACAGCTGTTTTGTCCTTTATTGTTTAGAACATGGGCTGGATCATCTTCTTTACACTTATTTAGACTATTACAG TTTATTTTCTTCAAACTGCCCCATTTTGAATGATAAAGCACTGCATGAAGCtcatccttggtttgaatttctaGTGTACTGCCGAAGCATTGCCAGCAGTCCTGGAG ATGCCAATTTGATTTTCCAGGCAAGTCTGGCAAATGCCCAAATCTTAATTCCTAGCAACCAGGCCAGTGTGAGTACTATGCTGTTGGAGGGACGGACACTTCTTGCCCTTGCCACAACCATGTATACATCTGGAGGAATTGACCAG GTTGTTCGGAATGGAGACAGAGGAGAGAAGGTGGATACCCAGCTCTTCCGAATGGCCCTTGCGCCTTATCCCAAGCTCAGAGCGGCCCTCTTCCCCCAGTGCACCTTGCATGGACTCCTGCCTCCCGACATCTCTCTCTACCATCTTCTTCAG TCATTAGTTCCATTTGATCCTGCTAAATTGTTTGGCTGGCAGTCAACAAATGCACTTGCCATTCCCG ATATTTGCAGTGATCTTCCTCACTTCTCTTGCCCCACTCTGGTCAACAAATATGCCATCGTAGAACGTCTAGACTTCTCCTACTACTTGCGCCACAAACGCCCCTCTTTTGCTTTTGGGACTTTTATAGTTCAGCAGCTGGTGAAGAGCAAAACCCCAAAGCAGCT GATCCAGCAAGCAGGCACTGAGGCCTACTCTTTGGCTCTCTCTTCCTTTTATGTGCCTTCTGTGGCTGCAGCCTGTGTCTGCTTTTTGGAGCTGCTGGGCTTGGACAGCCTCAAACTCCGGGTGGAtgttaaagctgcaaatgtaatCTTGAGCTTCATGTCTAGAAGAGAGGAGCCTCAGCACAACTCTATCAGGCAGTCCTTGG TTGAAAAGCTAACAGAGCTCGCTAGTGGACAAAAGACAGCAGCAGAAGAGCTCCTTCTCTGCTTGGAGGAAGCAGTTTGGGATAAAATTGAGCATCAAGACACAGAAAA GACATCCAGTGATGCAAGAAAGCAGTGGTCTTTGGTGGTCCAGTTTTGCCGGCTCCACAACATCAAGCTGAGTCCATCTTACCTGAAAGTGTGTGCTAGGTCCAACAAGTGGCTGCAGTTTATCATTGAAGCCCAGATGTATAGCTACCAACTAAGTGAG GTGATCCCCATCCTCCGGGACTTCCCCTGTCCTTTGCAAGATCACATGAGGCTGGCCTTGGAGACTCTGCAGACCTCAGACTGCTCTCAGCTGGAAAACCAAGGGAGCAGCTCCAACCCACTAAAGTGGGAGCCAAAGTCAAACACGGATGAGCTCTTTTACATTCTGCTGCAGTGTCAGAAGCAGCCTCATCCCTGGCGTTACCTTCTGGGTGAAGCAGTGAAGCACCATGTACCTGTCTTGAGTACGCTGGCAGCATGCTTCCAG GATGCCCCTATTATCCATTGTCTCTGTGTTTGGATAATAACATCCTTAGACAGCTCCACCATGGCAGAAGTGACAAATCTCATCGAAGGCTCCCTTGAAACCCATGAGTGGCATCTTATGGACTTGGCCACCCTCTGGCAGACACTTTTAAGGAGGCAGAAGAGCCGAACACTTCTTCTTGGCTTTCAGTTCTTTCTGAAG GATTCCCCTTTGAAGATGATGCTGGACGTATATGAATTATGCATGGATTACAAGAATTACAGTGAAGCCTCAACCAAGCTCCTTGCATTTCAAGACAGTCTTTCAAAG CTTCAAGGCACACTTGAGCTGCCAGATCCCACCCTACCATTACCCTGGATGGAGTTGCAGGCCTCATTTCTTCTTGAACTGATGCTACAGCAGTGTAGGACAGAGTATGAGCTGGGAAAACTCCTTCAGCTTTTTGCAGATACAGACACCCTTCTTCCTCATG GGCCAGAGATGAAGAAGCTGAGTGCCCTCACCCGCATCTTGAAGGGCTCACCCGTCTCGGTGGATCGTGCCCTTCTCAGCAATTATACCCCTGAGAACTTCCAGAAAGAATGCAGAAGAATTTTGGGGCAACTGCAAGAGAGGAACTCTTTCTCCGTGGCACGGAGCGTGGCAGAACTGGCGGAGCTGCCTGTGGACAACGTGGTGATCCAGGAG GTGCTCCAGAATATACGCCACCTGAAACAGATTGGCCACTGGCCCCAGAAGCGGACAAGGATCGAGTTCTGGAAGAAGTGTCATGAGAACTATGTGAGAAATGCCATCTCAAAGCAAGCCGCCTCTGACTTCTTCTTGGCTCAGGCAGAAAGCGTGTCAGAACCAGCGGGTGGAGAGAAAACTTGCAGCCTTCTGGAGAGGCAGCTTTTGCTTACCTTGGCTGGCCACTGGCTGGCCAAAAGTGACCCTGTTCCACTCAGTGAGCTTGAACGCATAGAGAAGGAGATTTGGCTTTGCTGCATCACCCAGCAGGCTTTGAGCCAGAGCACAGTGCAAGCCCCGCATACCTTTACCCACCAGATTTCAGTGACTGGCGAGCTGTCCTTTGACTCCTTAGCCAGGGAGTTCTCTTTTTCCAAGTTGGCTGCTTTAAATGTGCCTGAGTACTTGCGGCTTGAGGGCTTACCGCACCCCGATGCCTCCCCAGATCCGCTTCTGGGCGCGGAAGTGGAATCGCTGAGCTGCTTGATTGGCCGCCTCCTGGATGAGGGCAGCGTGCATGAAGCCAGCCGCGTTTCCCGCTATTTCAACTTCTACAGCAGAGACGTCTCGCTGGTCCTCCACTGCCGTGCGCTGGCCTCCGAAGAAGCCCCCCAGAGCTGGTTTCACCCAGAGATCCAAGCAATCCTTGCAACCCAGGAAAAGGGGggaagcaaggaggaggagaagaagaaggatggGGAGGAGGTGCCTCAAAAGAACCGGCTGCAGAGCA cctcaagCTTGGAGGGCTGGTCCTTTGTGGGGGTCTCATGTGCAAACAGTGAGATTGTGGGCGGCTTGCAGGCACTGACAGCGCAGTGTGTCCATGGACGGAACTACTGCCGACAGGTCCTCTGCCTCTACGAACTGTCtaag GAGCTAGGCTGCTCCTTCAGTGAGATCTCTGCACATGACCCTGAGAAGCTCCTCCGGGTAATCCTGTCATCTCAGCAGCCGGACAGGTGCAAAAGGGCCCAGGCATTTATCAGCACCCAGGGGCTGGGGCCAGAGAATGTGGCAGAGCTTGTGGCGGATGAAGTCATGCGGGAGCTGCTGGCGCCATCGCACAGAAAAGACG GGCAAAAGCAGGTCCTGAATCCCGCAGAGGAGAGTGAGGCGTTTCTGCAGCTGGCCAAACTGTGCCCCGACCGCATCCTGGTTGGCATGAAGCTGTTGGATAAAATTGCATCGGTGCCCCCTGGAGAGCTTGCTTGCA CTACAGAGCTCCTGATCCTGGCCCACAATTGTTTCAGCTTGACTTGCCACATGGAAGGGATCACGCGTGTCCTCCAAGCTGCCCGGCTGCTCACAGATGAACACTTGGCACCCAGCGAAGAGTATGGGCTTGTG GTCCGGCTCCTTACTGGCATTGGCAGATACAATGAGATGACGTACATCTTCGACCTGCTACATGAGAAGCACTACTTTGAGGTGCTGATGAGAAAGAAGCTGGATCCG AGCGGGACGCTCAAGACGGCCCTGCTAGACTACATCAAGCGCTGCCGCCCGGGGGACAGCGAGAAGCACAACATGATTGCGCTCTGCTTCAGCATGTGCCGGGAAATCGGGGAGAACCATGAGGCAGCAGCTCACATCCAGCTGAAGCTCATTGAATCCCAGCCATGGG AGGAGTGTCTCCAAAATGTGCCAGGCCTGAAAAAACTCCTGATGAAAGCCCTGACGCTCTTCATTGATGCTGCCGAGAGCTATTCCAAG GACTTCTGTGTGCGCCAGTCCTTGCGCTGTAACCGGCTGACCAAACTCATTACGCTGcagctccattttctcaacacCAACCAGAGCACAAAGCTGATCAACCTGAGCAGGAGGAGTCTGCTGGAGTGCCTCATGTCCTTGCCCAGGTTCTACCAG GCTGCCATTGTGGCTGAAGCCTATGACTTTGTCCCTGACTGGGCAGAGGTCCTCTACCAGCAAGTGATTGTGAAGGGTGACTTCAACTACTTGGAGGAGTACAAGCAGCGGGGCCTGCTCAAAGCCAGCATCATCGAGGAGATTGCCCGCAA GCTCAAGCAGCACCCAAGCAGTGAGCCTGCCCTGAGAAACCTGAAGAAGCTCTTGACCTATTGCGACGACATCTACGTCTATTACAAACTTGCATACGACAACCAGTTCTACGATGTAGTGAACATGCTCCTCAAGGATGCTCAGACAGGCTGCTGCTTGAATGACCTGTTGGCAAACTAG